The following proteins are co-located in the Raphanus sativus cultivar WK10039 unplaced genomic scaffold, ASM80110v3 Scaffold0271, whole genome shotgun sequence genome:
- the LOC130501732 gene encoding 5'-adenylylsulfate reductase-like 7 isoform X3 codes for MSYRVSVFLLLLCAIAGSCLPSGLASSVDVCDHHDEFEVFRFGIERKCPPFLYPRPPLKVDGDLLDRLMDAHNHGNAYTSILFYSSRCPFSTSVRPKFDALSSMFPHIGHLVVEQSQALPSYGIHSLPSVLMVNQTLRMRYHGQKDLASLVHFYQLTTGLKPVQYVDEAEPASLDTDGNLITWLHNGSSLREIAERDPYLVLALLFLFLKLAILIFPIMGARLKTLWAAHVPHLSLGILGETSQLFGRALHMIDVRRLWIKQRLNKTRDFQERAKNALASVSLGKSTSQSA; via the exons ATGAGTTATCGGGTCTCCGtgttcctcctcctcctatgTGCGATAGCTGGGTCATGCTTGCCTTCCGGGCTCGCTTCCTCCGTTGACGTTTGCGATCATCATGATGAGTTCGAGGTGTTCCGATTCGGAATCGAGAGAAAGTGTCCTCCTTTTCTCTATCCCAGACCTCCTTTAAAG GTGGATGGAGACTTGCTAGACAGACTCATGGATGCACATAACCATGGAAATGCTTATACTTCCATACTATTTTATTCCTCTCGGTGCCCCTTCTCAACTTCAGTACGCCCAAAGTTTGATGCTCTGAGTTCAATGTTCCCCCACATAGGTCACCTGGTTGTTGAGCAATCTCAGGCTTTACCATC GTATGGTATCCATAGCTTGCCTTCAGTCCTGATGGTGAATCAAACACTGAGGATGCGATACCATGGTCAAAAGGATCTTGCATCCCTTGTTCACTTTTACCAACTAACAACAG GTCTTAAACCTGTCCAGTATGTGGATGAAGCTGAACCAGCAAGCTTGGACACCGACGGTAACCTGATCACATGGCTACACAACGGGTCATCTCTCAGAGAGATAGCAGAAAGAGATCCCTATTTGGTACTTGCGCtgttgtttctgtttttgaaaCTGGCGATTTTGATCTTCCCCATCATGGGAGCGCGCTTGAAAACGTTATGGGCAGCTCATGTTCCGCATCTGAGCTTGGGAATACTCGGTGAGACTAGCCAACTGTTCGGCCGTGCACTTCACATGATCGATGTGAGGAGGCTATGGATTAAACAGAGACTCAACAAAACAAGGGACTTCCAAGAGAGAGCAAAGAATGCACTTGCGTCTGTCTCGTTAGGAAAATCTACTTCGCAATCAGCCTAA
- the LOC130501732 gene encoding 5'-adenylylsulfate reductase-like 7 isoform X2, whose product MSYRVSVFLLLLCAIAGSCLPSGLASSVDVCDHHDEFEVFRFGIERKCPPFLYPRPPLKVDGDLLDRLMDAHNHGNAYTSILFYSSRCPFSTSVRPKFDALSSMFPHIGHLVVEQSQALPSVFSRYGIHSLPSVLMVNQTLRMRYHGQKDLASLVHFYQLTTGLKPVQYVDEAEPASLDTDGNLITWLHNGSSLREIAERDPYLVLALLFLFLKLAILIFPIMGARLKTLWAAHVPHLSLGILGETSQLFGRALHMIDVRRLWIKQRLNKTRDFQERAKNALASVSLGKSTSQSA is encoded by the exons ATGAGTTATCGGGTCTCCGtgttcctcctcctcctatgTGCGATAGCTGGGTCATGCTTGCCTTCCGGGCTCGCTTCCTCCGTTGACGTTTGCGATCATCATGATGAGTTCGAGGTGTTCCGATTCGGAATCGAGAGAAAGTGTCCTCCTTTTCTCTATCCCAGACCTCCTTTAAAG GTGGATGGAGACTTGCTAGACAGACTCATGGATGCACATAACCATGGAAATGCTTATACTTCCATACTATTTTATTCCTCTCGGTGCCCCTTCTCAACTTCAGTACGCCCAAAGTTTGATGCTCTGAGTTCAATGTTCCCCCACATAGGTCACCTGGTTGTTGAGCAATCTCAGGCTTTACCATC GGTCTTTTCTAGGTATGGTATCCATAGCTTGCCTTCAGTCCTGATGGTGAATCAAACACTGAGGATGCGATACCATGGTCAAAAGGATCTTGCATCCCTTGTTCACTTTTACCAACTAACAACAG GTCTTAAACCTGTCCAGTATGTGGATGAAGCTGAACCAGCAAGCTTGGACACCGACGGTAACCTGATCACATGGCTACACAACGGGTCATCTCTCAGAGAGATAGCAGAAAGAGATCCCTATTTGGTACTTGCGCtgttgtttctgtttttgaaaCTGGCGATTTTGATCTTCCCCATCATGGGAGCGCGCTTGAAAACGTTATGGGCAGCTCATGTTCCGCATCTGAGCTTGGGAATACTCGGTGAGACTAGCCAACTGTTCGGCCGTGCACTTCACATGATCGATGTGAGGAGGCTATGGATTAAACAGAGACTCAACAAAACAAGGGACTTCCAAGAGAGAGCAAAGAATGCACTTGCGTCTGTCTCGTTAGGAAAATCTACTTCGCAATCAGCCTAA
- the LOC130501732 gene encoding 5'-adenylylsulfate reductase-like 7 isoform X1 — protein MSYRVSVFLLLLCAIAGSCLPSGLASSVDVCDHHDEFEVFRFGIERKCPPFLYPRPPLKVDGDLLDRLMDAHNHGNAYTSILFYSSRCPFSTSVRPKFDALSSMFPHIGHLVVEQSQALPSYEPTSAIEVFSRYGIHSLPSVLMVNQTLRMRYHGQKDLASLVHFYQLTTGLKPVQYVDEAEPASLDTDGNLITWLHNGSSLREIAERDPYLVLALLFLFLKLAILIFPIMGARLKTLWAAHVPHLSLGILGETSQLFGRALHMIDVRRLWIKQRLNKTRDFQERAKNALASVSLGKSTSQSA, from the exons ATGAGTTATCGGGTCTCCGtgttcctcctcctcctatgTGCGATAGCTGGGTCATGCTTGCCTTCCGGGCTCGCTTCCTCCGTTGACGTTTGCGATCATCATGATGAGTTCGAGGTGTTCCGATTCGGAATCGAGAGAAAGTGTCCTCCTTTTCTCTATCCCAGACCTCCTTTAAAG GTGGATGGAGACTTGCTAGACAGACTCATGGATGCACATAACCATGGAAATGCTTATACTTCCATACTATTTTATTCCTCTCGGTGCCCCTTCTCAACTTCAGTACGCCCAAAGTTTGATGCTCTGAGTTCAATGTTCCCCCACATAGGTCACCTGGTTGTTGAGCAATCTCAGGCTTTACCATCGTACGAACCAACTTCTGCTATAga GGTCTTTTCTAGGTATGGTATCCATAGCTTGCCTTCAGTCCTGATGGTGAATCAAACACTGAGGATGCGATACCATGGTCAAAAGGATCTTGCATCCCTTGTTCACTTTTACCAACTAACAACAG GTCTTAAACCTGTCCAGTATGTGGATGAAGCTGAACCAGCAAGCTTGGACACCGACGGTAACCTGATCACATGGCTACACAACGGGTCATCTCTCAGAGAGATAGCAGAAAGAGATCCCTATTTGGTACTTGCGCtgttgtttctgtttttgaaaCTGGCGATTTTGATCTTCCCCATCATGGGAGCGCGCTTGAAAACGTTATGGGCAGCTCATGTTCCGCATCTGAGCTTGGGAATACTCGGTGAGACTAGCCAACTGTTCGGCCGTGCACTTCACATGATCGATGTGAGGAGGCTATGGATTAAACAGAGACTCAACAAAACAAGGGACTTCCAAGAGAGAGCAAAGAATGCACTTGCGTCTGTCTCGTTAGGAAAATCTACTTCGCAATCAGCCTAA
- the LOC108843947 gene encoding uncharacterized protein LOC108843947 yields the protein MDLEDWELLPKDPYKGLDHDDEEDHEAAMKITRNTEKSLDMDYFICPTQDSVGKTELHRRSSVFPTQLLHVPLTWEPVSTVEDTDIKKNQDMTIDLPERFASPLPQKDEEHSVSGGEYRDEMGTEVDEGGDLRSKKEFEWEEEENICGEKMNKWKMGLHGIGAICSFGVAAATFCVFFLGHNNSIQGCRNKNKNHILRFQIYSDDNKRMNEVVKRATKLNEAISVMKSLPVARAQISFGGYYDAL from the exons ATGGATCTAGAAGACTGGGAACTACTCCCCAAAGATCCCTACAAGGGTCTCGAtcatgatgatgaagaagatcaTGAGGCAGCGATGAAGATTACTAGAAACACCGAGAAAAGCTTGGACATGGATTACTTCATTTGCCCAACACAAGATTCTGTGGGGAAAACAGAGCTCCATCGAAGATCAAGCGTGTTCCCCACTCAGCTCCTCCATGTTCCCTTAACTTGGGAACCCGTGTCCACCGTGGAAGACACGGACATCAAGAAGAACCAGGACATGACAATAGACTTACCGGAGAGATTCGCAAGTCCTCTGCCACAGAAAGATGAGGAACACTCTGTCTCAGGAGGAGAGTACCGTGATGAGATGGGAACAGAGGTTGATGAAGGTGGTGACTTGAGGAGCAAGAAAGAGTTTGAGTGGGAGGAAGAGGAAAACATATGTGGTGAAAAAATGAATAAGTGGAAGATGGGTCTTCATGGGATTGGAGCTATATGTTCATTTGGTGTTGCTGCTGCCACCTTCTGTGTCTTCTTCCTTGGGCACAACAATAGCATACAAGGTTGCcgaaacaagaacaagaaccaTATCCTCAGGTTCCAGATTTACTCTGATGATAATAAG CGAATGAATGAAGTGGTGAAGCGTGCAACAAAGCTAAACGAAGCAATATCTGTGATGAAAAGTCTACCAGTGGCAAGAGCTCAGATATCTTTTGGAGGATACTACGATGCACTTTGA